TGGCAAGAGGAGCCACCGCAGCATCACTCCCTGCCTGACCCTGAGGGGGACCCAGGCTCCTGCTCAGAGCCCAGGAGTCCCTGGGCATGCCTGcctgggggagctggcagcaccCCTCTGCAAGCGTCACCCTGGGGATGGGAGCCACCCCGAGGCTCCCTGCTGTGGCCACAGTGTGCGTGCCCTGCATTTTCCATGGCAGGCAGCTAAAAACAATCCCCATGAAACTGGAGTGGCGGAAGGGAGCTGTGCATCGCGAGGACAAGCCCCTTGGCTCCACAGACCCTGGGGCAGGGGTGAGGTGGCTGCGGTGTCAGCTCCCCCAGCCGCTCCTGCCCATCTAACCCCCGTATTGAAATGCCCCTGGACTGCTTTTTGGAGACGGTGGTGAGAAGCACCATCCAGCCACCGTGGCCTCCTGGCTGGCAGCCTGGCTTTCTGGCCAGCCGGCTGCATCCCGGTTGCTGTTGTTATTGCCCAGGGAACAACCGTCCCACAGTGGAGAGGGAACTATTTACAAGCAAGAGCAAGGTGGAGCACACAGACCTGTTTGGGAACAGAGGCTGAGGGGTGAATAATCTGCTCCCAGGCAAGGACTCCACGAACCACCCGGCTCTTTCCGGCCAGGCTCCAGCTGCCCTCGCCAGCACTGGGAGGGCCCAGGAGTGGTTCTGCCAGCCAGGATTTGACACGCACAGTGGGGAATTCTGCTCGGAGGGACATGGGACTCCGGCCGAGGGACTGGCACCCCCTACGGGCGCCGGAGTGAGAGCGCCGGAGCCCCTTGGCTCCCAGGGAGCACAtgcctggctgcctgccttgctgggaCACGGAGCAGCCTGGCACAGGGACCCTCTctgggctgcccctgccccccgTCCCCCTAGCCAGCAGAGATGATCTGGGCTTGGGACAGGCACCTCAGTGCTGGGACAGCCCCATGCTATCACCCACTGCCAGCGGTGCCTGTGCTCTCCGACAGCACGCTGTGCCATCGCCCACTGCCAGCAGTGCCCGTGCCCTCCCACTGTGCCGTGCCACCActggcaccagcagcagctccccgtGGGTGTGCGCAGGGCGCGTCTGCCCCCAGGAGAGCCGCCGGCTTGGGAGCgggagggcagcagctgctttctggCAGCAGGACAGGTCTCCACAGGGCAGCATGTGCCCTGGGGATGTGGGGGAGCCGATGGAGGGATGCGGGGCCTGGGAGGGGGAACCTGCGCCAGACACAGCAGCTAACCCATCAGCGTTGCGGGAAGAGAGGTCTTACCACGGAGGACTGCTGCATCGGCTAGGACTGCCTGCGCTGCGGAGTCCCCATGTCACATCAGAGCGGACCCCAGGGCTGCGGGAGAGCAGAGTGTGCCAGGAGCCAGAGGCGCTGAGGGGGTGTGAGAAAACCCCGGTTCCTCCCATCGCTTCCTGGCCTGCCTGGCCCCTCCTTCCCATAATAGTGCTGAGCTTTCCTCTTGCCTGGCAAAGCCCTGGGGCTGGCGTGGCTGAGTCAGGCCTCCTGCACCCTCATCATCCTCCCGGGGTGTCAGGGGAAGCTGAGGCACAGGAATGTCCGGTCCGCCATCACGtggccaggcagcagccagcaccaggcacCCGGGAGCCGAGGCACTGCGGGGCTGCTTGGGCTGCTGGGGAGTCCTGCCCTGGCCTCCAGCTCCGGCAGCCTTCCCAATGGGAAGCTCAGCCCAAAGCTGGGAGGCAAACCCTTCAccctggaggcagaggagcagagaccctgctccttctccagctgctgtccTCTGCCGGAGCCCTCCTGCCCATGGCCCGGTGGCAGCTGTCCCCCTCGGCGGCCGTGGAGCCCCAGGGCAGGCTCAGCTTACACAGCACTGGCTCCATCCAAGGTGTTAGGCACAGCTGCTTCTTGCTTACGCAGGCTTGGAGCTGTGTCCCCTGTCCCCTGAGACACAATGTCCCAGCCTGGAGGTTACATGGGAGCTGCCAGCCCTCTGCAATGGTGGAGGCAGAGGGGGGGCCCTGTGTGAAGCACCTTGCCTGCTCCAGCCTTCAAGTGGTTTGGGGCGGAGGGGCTCCATGTCCACCAGACAGCGCCAGAGGGGTGGGACAGCCTCCTGCCCATTCCCCGAGGGGGACAAGGCAAGAGATCCCTCTGGGTATCTGCATTTCCCTCTAGGAAAGGTGGCCCTGAGCAGCCCTGAGGGGAATATGCTGCAAAGTGTTCGCTCTCTGCAAGGGGCCGGAGTCAGCAAGGGGTGTCCTCAGTCAGCAGACAGAGACCCCAGTGCCCTGGGGCGCTGCCAGCAGCCCTTTTcgcagccctgctccagcactcGGGGAGAAGCCGCCCTGGCTCCAGTGCTGCCCCCCCACCACTCGCACACCCTAGAGCGATGGGACCTGCCCAAGGTCACACGTGCAGCTGGGGCCAGCCTGGCCAGGGCCCTTCCCCTACCAGCCACTGGGCCTGAGAACCGTCCAAACTCACGCCACATGTGCTGGCTGGGAGTCATCACCTTGGACTcgctctgtgctgctgacaCATACCCACCCGGCTGTAGAACCTGTTACTCGCCGGTCCCGGGCCACCCCCAGGCAGTAAAACCGCAAACCCACGGGGAACCTTGACGTAAGACCCAGGGCATGTTATTGCTTTGAGGTCtgccagtggaaaaaaagaagggacCCCAGGGAAGTGCCTGGGCACGTGGCTCTGCCCACACTGGGGGATgaggagggtgctggggagTGCGGCTTGCTGGCAGAGAGCTGCCAAGTTTTCATGCGTGAACTCTGAACCTGCTCTCTGGAGATGTAGAGACTGCAAACCTCTCCCCCGTGGAGAGGTTTTTACCCAGCCGAAGGAAGAGGGAGGCAGTTTTACCGGTGCCTCTGAGTCTCTGACGCCACAGCCCCCTCCCGGGGCCGGTGTCCCCGCGGCACCCCCTCCACTCACCTGCGTGCGGGTCGGCGGGGTGGGCGGCCGGTGGCTGGTCAGGGGCACGAGGCCGGCACGGCGGGGGGCGAGCGGCTGGTCATGGTGTGACGCCCGTGGGGCTGAGCGCAGGGAGCCGATCCTGCCTCCTCGGGACGCTTCCCCTGGGACCGGAGGAGAGTGAGCGATGCagaggggctggcagcacccgAGCCCTTTGGGGGGGAGCAGCCACCCCACGGCTCAGCTCCTCCAccctgcagggagcagatgCAATGGCTGGAGGGGGCCGAGCCGGAGGGCTGTGAGGCCACGTAAAAACGCCACCGCAGAAATTCACGGCTCAGGTTACCGGCTAGATAAATATAGTGTCTTTATCTGACCTCACAGGGCGCTGAAATGCTCCTCTCACATTCCAGCTTCGGGGAGGCTTAAAGGGGACATGAACCCGAGAGGGCTGGTGGCCCATGGCAAGGgagtgctgggaggggaggctgTGGAGACAGAGGGAGCTGTGGGAATGAAGAAGGATGACTGAGGGTAAgcgtggggaggggagagattTGGGGAGGGAGATGGAGGTCCAGGAGGGAAAGGATGGACAGAGGGTTAAGAGAGGGAGCAGGGTGGGACACAACTTGGTGTTGGGGTCAGGGAGGCAGAAAGAGGGGGTGCCCGTGGCTGCCAGTAAGGTCTGGAGCAGAGCATCAAagtgaggggaggaggtggtcTGGGTTTTGCCCTCCTTGGGGCAAGCCGTAGGGAGAAGTGTCCCCTAAGCCTGCAGCAAAGGTGAGCATGGGGCAGCTGGCATGGCAGTGTGGGCACAGGAGCACCCACCCCTCATGGCTCCATGGGGACACTGGGGCACCCACCCAGCACCGCACCCGGACGCCTGACCCGCCCAGGGCAGTGCGGCCTCACGGTACGCCAGCACCTGGGCGGCCATGACTCAGCGAGCACCTGCCGAGGATAATTAGGAGGGCTGCAATTACGGTGgcattttcctccctcctgcctggctccagCCCTCAAACAGGGAGGGCCGTGCGAGGGACGCATCTGGGCGTCACTCTGGGAGGCTGGTATGGGGTCACCAGCAGTGTTAGGGGGTGgtggcagggctctgctcccaaACCTGAGGGTGAGCATGCCCCACAGTCCCCGGCTCCCAGGGCGGCATCTTGACCCCGGGCAGGGAGCAGTGCAtggctgctctggctgctctAGAGGATGTGGGGGGCCCTTGGCAGCCCCACAGGCAGCGTGCAGGCACGGCTGCACAGGAAGGACCCTGGCACGACAGGCACACCACCCCAGAGCCAGGAGCTTAGGGACGCGTGTACAcacccagccccgctcccaCACGCGCTCCCAGCCCCGGCAATTCCCTCCCCGGAGGATGGCTGGGCCAGGATGGGCCCCAGGGTGCCTGCTTATACCTACCCCGCTTTGCCTCCCTGCTGGCACGGtgggcagccctggccctgAGCTCACAATGGGGCAAGGAGGGGCCTCCAGGATGGAGCGGGGGGGATAGGgacagggatgggatgggggcAAAGGGCCTGGGTGCAGAGGTCCGTGCTCCAGGTGGGCAGGAGGGGGTCACCCTCCCTGGGGAAGGCAGGTCTTGTCCCTGCCTGCTTCTCTCCCACAGGGCTTGGGCTGCTGGAGGCCTGGGGAGAGGCATGGTGGGGGCTGCCCAGGAAGGGTGTCACCCCGCAGCCGGGAGGCTAAGGGCAcaggctgtccctgccctcaCTGCAGCCTGGAGCCCAGCCCCGCCACGGCCCCTCGCCCCGCCACTGCACACACAGGCGGCCGTGGCTCCAACACACAACCTAGGGTTTTATTGTGCAGACAGAGGAACACTCCGGGAGgataggtttttttgttgttgctttttgtaggattcttttttttccccttaacagaatttcttttacGACAAGCTgtggaaacaaatacaaatgttcACAAAAAAATGAGACTCGAGATGCATCTGCGCTCTGCTGGCTGGGCTCTGCGCCTGCCCCGGCGCTCACCAGCAAGCCCAGGGAGCTGGGCGCAGCCAGACCTCAGCTATACACGGCCTCAGCAGCACTAGACAGCAAGcaagcaggcagggatgggcagggaATGGGCATGGGGGTAGGAGGCAGCTTGCGGtgtctggagaagagcaaggagtTGGGAGCAGCTGCTGTGGATTGCTCTCAGCCGTGGTGGCACAGCCCAGGCTCCACGGGTagctcagcagggctggggttCACCCCATGGACCCGGATGCTCCTGCCTGCATCTTCCCCTGCCCCCGTGCCCTCCCCTGGGCGAGGgtgcagcagggccagccctcCGGTCTCTCTCCCCACAGCTGTCTGGGCTGCTCCTCGCCTGGGAGCCGCCAGGTTTCGGGGTGGCCAGGGCAGCAGCCCACTGGCTCCTCGGGGTCCTGTGGGGCATTGGGGCAGGCCTGGGCTGGCGGATGTGGGCTGTGCTTGgcatccctctccctgctctcgCTGACCCCTGGGAAGGTCCTGGCCTTACTGAGGCAGTGGCCAAGAGCTGGGCTGCCCTTAGGCCCTTTTCTGCTCTTAAATGGAGACAGGGAAATggtgaaaaggaggagggagaagggagacgGCACATGGGCTCCTCCCAGCGGCATGGTGGGACTGGAGGAAGACTgtgctggaggaaggctgctgAGCCTACCCAGGACCCGGCACCGGGACGTGTGCTGTGAGGAAGGATCGGGGCCCCCAGATGTTCCCTCGAGGAAGACAGGGTGACGGTGCAGAGGAGTCCCTGCAGAGACCTTGGGGTCACACTCCCGTAGGGGAGCCCCCTCCTCACTAGTCTGCCCAGATCCAGCACCGGGGGCCtcagggagggcagcaggggcGAAGGCAGGGCTGTGGCTAGCTCAGAGAGGCTCTGCTTGCTGCCACTGCGAGTGGGTGCTGGCAGCAATTCTCTCGTCACAGCTAAGGACTGGTCCCCGGGGAGAACAAGTGGTGTCTCGGGCTTGGGCAGCCCAAAGGTACCAGATGATGTCTGGAGGAGGCCTCACTTCCAGCTCAGCTGTAAAAAACAGATTAGGAAAAACTTGTTGCTAAAGCACATTTGCAGTGAGCCCCCTCCCAGGGCCTCAAAAGAGCCTTAAGGGGGCAGGGGCATTTGACGGGTGTCTCCTAGacctgctcccctctctcctcccagcctggcctcccctgctccctctgtCTCTTCCCTGCTTGCTCCGAGACAGGACTCGCCTCATGCCCCCTCCCAATCGCTCAGGGTGACTCAGGGCAAAAGGAGCAGGCTGAGAAATCAGTAAGTCACCTGGCTAGCGGGCAAGGCAGGTTGGGGACGCTGGCAGCCCCGTCTCCTCCAAGGGCTGTGGGCACAGCACCCAGCACGGGGACCCCTCCGCACGCTCTCGcatcatctctctctcttacCTGCCAATCCAGCTGTCTTTCCCCAGTTGAGAACAGGCAAACCCCAAAAGTTAAAGGGATGGGAGAAGTGGGCTGTGCGGGGCTGAGGCTCCAGTGCTCCCAGCATGAGCAAACCAGCCAGCCTACTGAGCGGGGAGGTGTGATGGGAGAAGCAATGCTGCCTAGCGGAGCCACCATGCTTTGGAGCAGGGCATGTGTGCGTGTGATGGTAGGTCTCGGCACAGGACGGTGGTTAGCGTTAGATATACGGCTATATAGAGATAACACAGAGAGAGGTTTCACTTGTTCCAAATGGTTCAGCTTCTCTTTCCAAGGGCTGTGTTCTGGCGGGGGAGGCGGGTTTGCTGGGGTACTCggtgtgtgcgtgcgtgcgtgtgtgcgtgcgtgtgtgtgtgtgtgtgcttttcctttcacaggGACACGAAGTCCACGGCttgcaggagaggcagagaaaggagaagcagcaggagccacGAAGTGTTCTGGATCAAGAGGCTGAAGCCGGCGCATTTCTCCAGTTTGtctgtgaggagagggaatggggagggagagaagaaccGCAATGAAATCCCTCAGGAACAGGGACCAGGCTGGGTGTTACAAGGAGTACTGGGACTCAGCTTCTTGCCTTTTCTCTGccacagaaatgcagcaagtCCCATCCTGGCCCCTTGCTTGTTTCCCCTCCCACCTTGTGCCCATGTAGCGGCAAAGGTTTTGGGGGCACAGAGACCCTGGGAAGCATAACCCTGCCTGTGCCCGACTGAGGTGACAAGGGGATGGGCACTAGGTTAGACGAAGGGCTCTGCAACTGGAGGACTGCTAAGTGTGGAGAATCCCCACTGTGCTCCTGCTCCGGACCACATACCTCTTCAGTCCTTCACCAGCAGACTTGTCCCCTCTGCTGGGACTGACTATGAAGCATCACCTATGGGAGGACACCTGGGCAATGCGCCCGAGGCGGGGCTCAAGAGAGGCAGGGGTAAGCAGTCTGAGATGGGGCAGAGTGAGGCCATCTGTGGGGCTGACTGCTCTGCTTGCATTAGGAAGGGCATGTAAGGGTTGGGAAACAGTTAAGGGGCTCAGGGAGGGTTTGAGGACGCCATAGGGGGTTGTGGTTTTCTCTGCTGGCCCTGCCAAGCCAAGGAgcaggtgggaaggagggatTGAGGCCAGGGACCGCTGCCCATCTCACCTTTGATGACAGTGATGTTCTTTATCTGGTTGCCAGTGTAGTCGTTGGTGGCCTTCAGCTCGCACATGTAGACACCCTCATCGCTGGTGGTGAAGCTCTGCAGGTAGAGGCACACCAGGTTCTTGTGCATGGTGACGTTGGCTCGGCTCCGGTAGACGTTCTCGGAGACGCTGATAGTGCTGTGGATGACATGCTTCCTGTTGTCCTTGGTGATGCTGAACTCGTAGGTCAGGGGgttgctggttttgttctcaTAACGGCAGTCCACCCGGAGGCTCTGGCCCAGCAGGCAGGCACTCAGGTCCTTGATCATCTGGCAGTGGGCGGCCTGGAGGACTGGGAGAGGCAAGCAGGGGTTGGACAGGGAACAGCAAGCACTGGGGTTGCCCATGCAGCCTCCTGGCCCTTGCCTGGCTGCTCTGGGCTGAGCTCgctggagagcagggaggggatgCGCGTCTGCCGGCTGTACCTGTCAGGATGACAGCGATGCCGACGGTGGGGTTCATCTCTCTGCTGAGGTGCCCGGCGGTGGCTGTCACTGAGAGGGGAGTCTGGGTAGGGAGAAGGAGAGGTGGTGAGCCAGGCCATTGCCCTGGCGCACAGACGTGGGCACTCGGTGGTGCAGACATGGGCACAAACGGCACAGGTGGGCAGGCTGCCTCTTCTCACACAAATGATGCTCTATAGCCTGCTCCTCATCGTGACGTCTGATTCACTGCACAGGGACCGGCTGGCCCTGCAGTGAGCTAGGGAATCGGGCGCTGTGTCTCTGGCCAGCATCACCTTTCCGTATCCCCAGGCAATGCCAGCCACGCTCTCTTTTCCCTGTCTGGATCCCCCACACCAGACATTAAATGAATGTGGCACAGaactgcagctgcctgcagcgaGGCCTGCATGCgctgctttcccctccttctGCCCCGTGCCCAGGCTGGGTGCCCAGTCAagggatgggcaggagaaaTCAGGATGCGCCCCGGTGCCTGCACATCATGGCCAGAGGGCTGTGGCTCACAGCGAGCGTGCTGCCAAGTGAGGGACCCTCCCTTGGCGCTGGCGGGCGCCAGGCCTGCCAGCCCCACTGCGGCTCCAGCGGGTGAGCTCAGCAAGGATGACTCATTGCGATGCAGTGAGGGAAAGGGGCCAAGAGCAGCGAGAAGGAGGGACATGGCAGCTGGACAGGGAGCCAAGACTGCCAAAGGATGGCACCAAGTCTCCAGGGGCTGAGCCGAGCCTGCCCAGCCACAGGGTGGAAGGGTTTTGGGGTGGCAGAGTCCACCCTCTGGGTCCCTGGCCCAGTTACCATCTCTGTTCAGGCTGCCTCCTGGTCTGTGTGGGTAAGGGGCCTGCGGATGTGCTGTCAAAACCCCAGGGCTGCTGACAGTCCAATCCAGCTGAGAGGAATCAATTAAAGGTTTGCAGCCCAGCCAAGCAGCCGCATGGGGAATCCAGCCGCAGACATGCGGAATGGAGGGAGAGGGTGGGGGAGCCGCAAAGCAGACACCGGGGCTGAAGGACACACCGAGCGCCCTGCATTCGGTCCTCTACGCTGGGGATGTGGGGCCAAGTCCAAGAGGAGGAGATGAATTACCGCCCCTTTGTGACTCCAGGCTGGCAGAGGGGACAGCAGACCCCCAGTTTGCTCCTTCTGAGCCTGGCTAAGCATCCAGGGAAGAGCTAGGAACTGCCTGCACTGCAGCcagctggatttttctttttagcattttttgGGTCTTTCATATAATATTCTAGGAGGAAATACCAAAACCATTTGCTCACTCTGAAGCTGTGAAAGATCTCTATATCCACAACCCCGAACCCTggccaggaagaaaaattcccTTCTGTTTGGTCTTGACAACCAAGAGGTTGCAAATGGGGGCAAAGGCATGACGGAGGAGACTACCAGAGTCTCCTCCGGGTTCCTAGAAACTGGCCCCTGTCCCTTGCTTTGTCATTTCTCAGCTCTGACCCACTCCTCTTTGAATGTCCTGGGACACTATCTAGGTCACAGCCAGGCTTTCCTCCAGAAAATCAGTGCAGATAAGCTCCCAGAGAGGGGGCCTTCCTCCCATCTATGTGCAAAAGCACTCAGATCTTCTAGCCTCTGGGTTCATGAGCCCCTGCATCCCTTGtacccctcctctcctcctgacaggggtgctgggagcagagctagCCAGGTAAGTCTCGCTCCTGCGTGATCCCGGGGGCTTTGCGTAGGGACAGGACTCATGAGGACGGTAGCATTAGAGCAACTAGAGCTCTTGCAGAGCAAAGCTTTCCGGTGTGGTCTCTACCACCTGCTCGGGGCAACGCCGTGGTGGTACCTCTGGGTCCGCCACCGTAACAAGCTAAGGGTGACAAACGGGctgtggggatggggggaggggtgggggcGTCGGGGAAGGAGAGAGCCAGGCTGACGGGCTGGGAGAAACCACGAGCCCCAGGAACCTGGCTGTGCTCGGGGGTGGCTGCCAGCAAAAgagggggggtgtgggggggtgtgtgcaCGGGGGCTGCCGGGTGCGCAGTGCGTGCGCGTGGGTGTGCAAGGAAGAGCGAGGCAGGCGACACCTCTGCCCGGGCCCTGCGAGGGGCAGGAGGGCTCGGGGCGCGAGCTGCCCCCCTTCCGGGGAGCGGGCACGCGTGTGGCAGCGCGCGGGAGCCGGAGGCGCGGGGCGAGGCCGGCgggtgcgtgcgtgcgtgcgcaCAGGCGTGCCCGGGGAGGACTGCCGCAGTCCCGATCCTCGGGAGGGGGGGGCACCAGTACCAGTGCGAAAACATGGGGAGCGTCTCCCTCGCTGGCCGCCGCCCTCGAAGAACCAGCCTCTCCCCGGCGGCCAGGGCCGGGCAGAGCATCCCGCCGCTGGGCGCCGCCCGGGCAGGGGCAAGaggctcccccggccccgccgccacgCCCGGGGGCTGCGGACCCTCCCCGCGCCctcccggcggcggccccgcggcgccagccgcgtccccgtcccccccccgcctcctcccggCCGTCGacgccccgccggcggggcccttcccgcggggcgggggcggcagCCCGCAGGGtcgcgccgccgcccccggtGCCGCCCGGTCCGCGTCGCCGCAGCGCGGAgcggggcagcgcggcggcggggctgcccggggcgggcggggccgtGCCTACCTGCCCGGCGCTGTCCGGTGCTGGCCGCGCTGCCGcccgcggggctgccggcgcTGTCCGGTGCTGCCCGCGCTGCCGCCCGCTGCTGCCCAGCGCTGCTGCCCGGCGGGGCTGTGGGCGGCGCGGCGCTCCCGCAGTTTGGGAagggcc
This Gymnogyps californianus isolate 813 chromosome 25, ASM1813914v2, whole genome shotgun sequence DNA region includes the following protein-coding sequences:
- the THY1 gene encoding thy-1 membrane glycoprotein encodes the protein MNPTVGIAVILTVLQAAHCQMIKDLSACLLGQSLRVDCRYENKTSNPLTYEFSITKDNRKHVIHSTISVSENVYRSRANVTMHKNLVCLYLQSFTTSDEGVYMCELKATNDYTGNQIKNITVIKDKLEKCAGFSLLIQNTSWLLLLLLSLPLLQAVDFVSL